The Paraburkholderia dioscoreae DNA window CGGCTGCCGTTGATATTGCCGCTCGTGGCCTGAACCAGCGCGCCTTCCGAGCCGCCCTTCTTCACGTTGTTGGTGTACATCAGGCCGGCGTCGATGAGGCCATACAGCGTGACCGAACTTTGCGCATGCGCCGAGGTGGCAGCGAGGGCTACGAATGCCGCGACTGCGGCGGAAATCTTTTTCACGTCAATGCTCCTGCGTAGCTGGAATGTCATGTTGAACAGCGACGCGAGTATAGAAACGCCAGCAGCAAAACCTGACGTTCCGACTTTGGAGCAGTCCTTTGCGAAATCCGGAAGAATCCGTCATCTAAACGCAGCAATCGCGATGCGGTGCGCCTGGACGAGGTGTTGGAAAGGTAAAAACGCGCGCAAGGCGGGAGTGCGCCGGATAAAAGGGTTGCATGTGAACAACAGGCATCTGAAGCTCGCCGGGCCATCGTGTGAATGGCGGGCGAGCGATTTTGCCGCCCGTGTATCCGGCTTGCGAGTCCGGCGGTGGCGCCGGACTCGCCGTCATCAGATCAGGAACCCGACCTGCAAGACTCAGTTGAAATCGCCGGTCTCGAGTTCCACGGACTGCCCGCCATTCTTTTCGAGAACTCGCCGCGTAGCGTTTTCAATCCGCGTGCGATTCGCCTCGAAGGTATTGACGAGGTTGTGGGCCGACGGACCGTCGTTGCCGAAATGGTCGTTCAGCGCGTCCAGCGACACGCTGCACCAGACGTCTGCCCCGTCGACACTGGCTTCGAAGGCGACGCGTGCCGCAGCGACCACTTCGCGGCGCCCGGTGAATTCGATCCTCATGATGACCCTCCATTTGTCGAAAGAAAGCTTCAAACGCGCAAGCGCTGTGCCAAGGCGGCGAGGCTTTCGCGGACCGCCGGGCTTCAGCGCGCATTCCCGGCAGGGTGCATACTCGACACCGGCCGCCCTCGTACGGCCGTGCTGATGCGTCGCGGCGTGCCCGCCCACGGCCGCGCTACCCGACGTGCCTTACATCCTATTACCAACTCCTCGCTCATGTCCCGCAACCCGCAATCGTCGCGTCCTCTAGTCATTGCCGCCGTCATGGCGTCCATGGCGATGGTCGCCATCGAAGCCACCATCGTTTCCACCGCCATGCCCCAGATCGTCGCGCAACTCGGCGACCTGCATCTGTATAGCTGGGTCTTTTCGTCGTTCCTGCTCACG harbors:
- a CDS encoding DUF1488 family protein, with translation MRIEFTGRREVVAAARVAFEASVDGADVWCSVSLDALNDHFGNDGPSAHNLVNTFEANRTRIENATRRVLEKNGGQSVELETGDFN